In the Pelmatolapia mariae isolate MD_Pm_ZW linkage group LG10_11, Pm_UMD_F_2, whole genome shotgun sequence genome, TGACTGTAATTAAGCACATTTTTGTCTCCAGTTGCTGTGCGTGTCAGGTGAAGTAAAAATTGTTGCAATGCCTCTTTCTTTCACTATGTCACTGGTTGTGGGTGGACAGATAATAATAAACTGTGTCCAAGATACAAAATTTGAAGTTATCCACACGTGTCTAATGCATTGCTGGAGACACGTGCGCACGAGCCAGCTACAGAGGAGAGAAGAATTATTGTGGTCTGCTGTTAATGTTTTGGCAAAGCCATGATGTGAATCACCACTTTCTCTTAAGCAGTTAATGAGTAAGGGcacttattatatttttttgcaGCTCTGGTAGTTCCATATTGTCTGTGCCTGGCTTCAGTCTACCTCACAGTGTCAACAAGTACAATTCTAATGACGTTTTTTTGCTCTAGCAGAAACATACCAGAGAAGCCAAGTGACGAGTTTAGCACTATACTTAACGGTGATACTGTAAAGGAATCTACAGATAACCTCACACTCCAAAACATGTGACTGAATTAAAGGAGTAATCATgaatgactgattttttttttagtcaatCCATTAATATTTGCACTTACACTCTTACATTTACACTCTGGCATCAAGAcacattcatgttttattgcCAATAAAACAGCAGACCCGTTATAGGTTCTGTCTACTTCTGTTTACTACTGTTAGTAAAAATCACTGAATAGAGTGACGAATTGCTACTGTCGAGGAAACAGTGATTAGCATTCAGCTATTAGCAGTCCTAATGTGCTTTCCTTAGAAATATTCCTCTAGCAGGGTTTTGGTGTATAAGCCGCTTTACAAATTGCTTCCCCTGTTTTTGGACCAGCTAATATAATTAAGCAGGTCATACGAGTGAAATACACTGACCATATTTCATTGTTAATGCTAAAACATTTTACTGCAGTTTTTTGTATTCAAGTCCTTGGCCAAAAGTTTGCTAACCACTCTGTGTGGCTGTACATGGACAAAGCAAAGCTGAATTCAGACACACAGGTATCCTTACAGTCTTTGTTAAGGAATCTACTTTAAATTAGTACAACCGACCAGTTACTTTACATTGGAGGGAGTTGAACCACAGAAATTTACCTAAGGTAGATATGGAGTTTAGGCCCCAATCGCACAAGGCTCGAGACTGGTTGGTAATTGTAAACATACACGGCAGACCCAGTGGCATTTTAATCGTTTTTATTTCATCGGTTGTTGGACATacagagctgcagctctcctGCTGCCAGCTCGACATAACAACAACCTTAATTCAGAGTCCCGACTTTTAAGCTGGCGGGGAGTGATTGCAGATGCTGCGCAGGTGCGTCCATTGCACCTGCAGCAGCATCGCaaaccacgccccgccacagtAATCACTAGTTGCTAAGGAGTAAAAAGTTGCCAGAGGTTGCTACAGGTTGCTGGCCATTCCTGTGAAATTGATTGTGAAACCCCAGTCACCAGGTGGTCTTAGGGGGAATACATATATTCCCTGATCTGTTTGAAACTGGTTTCCAACTTGTAAACTACTTCCCAGCTACTTGTTAAGCAGTGGTGAAACTGAGATTGTTtatcttcaaagtaaaagtctcATCTCttgaaatgtgttggtttcAGTGGTAAGGCACAACTTTTTCTTTATGGGCAAATGTTCTCCATTTCTAGcttgtgttgcactttttccGAGCAGCTCCGTTGTTAGTGAGTCTTTGAAGTCTGTGTCTTCCAGACAAATTACAGGCAACTCtggcaatctgctagcaaccaaaagCAATCCTGAGGGGGGCTTTGGTAGAGCATCCTCTTTCTGACTGACTTCACCCAGAGACAGTCAACAACCTcaagcaaccacttgccaacctATCGGTACGATTTTCCCCAGTGACTGGAGGTTGTCATGTGTGTCTGAGGCCTCAGTTAAATTAAACTGCTTGGAAAACACAGTTCCAGCTTtcttaaaaagataaaaattaaaaagatcAAATTCATATCATACAAATTTCTAGTCACATGTCAGCAATATCTCCACTTATTTAAACAACTTGAACTCATATCTGTTCAGTAGTAGGTTTTTGACCTGCTGGCTTTGAGTTTATCTAAAGCAGGGatatcaaactcattttacatagTGGGCCACGTAAAGCCAAGTTTGATTTTAAGTAAACCTAACCAGTAAAATTCCCCTTTGTGTTATACATTTAATGgtgctgtagtaaatgaaagaaatctgtcagcatgactcttTGGGCTAAAAGTGTAAGGAATAGGTAGAAAATAAGATTTTTCTATAGCAGACtgtgaaaaaacaggaaagtaATTCAGTAATTGAATTACTTTGGTGTGACATGTCTATATCAgaaggaaaagctgtaaaacttaaagttaaaagtccaaaacttTCGTCCACCATATTTTCTAAAGCCATTGAGTGGGCTGGCTTAGAGTCTCTGCTGGGCTGATTAAGGCCCCTGgtccttatgtttgacaccccctGATCTAGAACTTAACAGGAGATGACCAAAATCATTCAGCATCATCCAATTCATAGCTATAAAatcactttaataaaaaaatgtcagcCTTCTCTTAGTGctacaaaaacagcaaaataaccACCAAAGAAAGTTGAATTCATCACACGGAGAAGATAACCTCCGAGCCCGGATCGACGATCAGAAACACAGAGCTACATCATCATCATGAGGGCAAAGATCAGAAGTTTTCTTTTAACTGATAAAAGtttaaacattcacattcacatcaCTGTTTGAATTCAGAGAAGCACCTACCTGATCCTTAAATGAGTTAAAGGAGTTTGTGGTTCATATTAAATCAACTGTTTGTATTATAACTGTGCGCGCTTCTCCGATTCCCCCTGTGGCGGTAAACGTGAAGAGTTGTTTTTGTCAGTGTTGACCTAGATGAAACCCGCAAATGGACATTAAGTGGCTCCTTTGTGGAAGTAGGTTGCAGTGTCTCAGAGAGAGGAACTTTTGCCTCTGCAGTAACACCACAGGGAGCTTCCTATATTTACCGTGGTGCAAAGAAAGCACCATAATTGTCTTGTCCTGCGCCTATTCTGTCACATTCATATTGAGAACAAAAAAGCAGGACTTCTGGCAGCATGTCGGGGCAGTACAGTTTCTCAGGATTTATGCTTGAACCTAATGCGGTGGTGACAGCTACTAGAGAAGCTGGAGTTCGGCTGAAAGTCGTGCATTTACTTTGCGGTATCACTCACACCCGATTCCGGTGGTACATTCATGAGCACTTGAAGGACCACCGGTGAAGAAGTCCTTTCAGCGAGCAACGCTGTTGAGTCTCTTGGCTCTCGACTGTTTAAAATAAGCTGACCCCAGCTGTCCACAAATGGCAGAAATggaatgaagaaaaagaaaagttaatatTTAGAAATGTGAGGCTCTAATTCAAACAAAGAGTCTTTGTGGCTGTTTAAAAGTTTGTGATGGATGAAGAGagacatacttttttttaacgTGGCTGTGCCACAAAGGGACGACAGACGAGAGGGGTTTCAGGTTGAGCTTTTAACGTTGTTTTTCCCTTTCGTTGACTTTCTTGTCTGTGAGAAACAGAACTCCTCCTAACGCAACACAGCTGTGAAATCACGGCTGTGGAAAAGAGTAAAGTGAAGGAGCAGAGTTTGGCACGTGAACTTTGAGTGATCGCCATGTGGCTCGTGCGTTCTCATCAAGTAGCAGGACTGTTGGCAGGCCTAATGGCAGCTTATTTTCACTGGCCTGTGTGCACAAAAcgggggagagggaggggtggGAGGTAGAGGatgggaaaaaaggaaaatagtaGTGGTGAACGGAACAAAGGGAACAAAAGAACAAGCgcagagagaaaaatgaaaaagcaaatGACAAAAGTAAGGgtatgaaaaaaaatactgctgaGAAACAGAGTGGGTTAGGGAGGAGGGGGGGATCAGTATCTCTGGGTAGAGCTTGTTCACCCGCAGAGCCAGCCGAGGTGCGCCTGAGCAGCCCGGCCCTCTGATTGGCGGAGCGCAATGCAGCGCTCTCCCCTCCCCCCCTGAAGAAAGAGGTGCAGCAGGAACGTCAGACCCAGACGGCACAAGACTTGACTACTGAAGCAGCGTTTTTCCAAAGCTCTACCTAGGATGCAGTCAGCAGAGCATCTAGGGATAGACTAGATGCCAGATCCCTCTCCTGTTACAGCAGAGCATCTTCTACTGCTAGCCTTAGGAATCCATCGAATAGAATAGATTGGAGAtacattttaaagcttttatcAGCCAGAAAGGGCAAAGCTGACGCCTTGAGCATCGAATTCACCGCATTGAGGAGGACAGCCACCGGTCACCATGGGCAGGCAGGGGAACGATACCTCTCCTCCGGCTCCTGGGATGCGTATCCAGTGTTCCCAGAGCAAGATGAGCCTGTCAGCATCATTCGAAGCGCTGGCTGTCTATTTCCCCTGCATGAACTCCTTTGATGAGGAGGACGGAGGTAAGATGACAGGCGGGGAAATGTCACAGCCAAAGCTTCCTGCTGGGGGGTAAACAGTGCAGCTTAAACTAAAAGATGGCGGTGAGCGAGGGGAGATAGATTTAGGATTAGAGGGAAGATGCAGAGGTACTGGCATGGGAGAGAACTGGGACGTTGGAAAGTTCAGAAATGTTATTAGCTCAATTAGGATGTTTAGCTCAATTAGTCTATTTCAGTAAGTGTAATGTGTTATAAGGCTTGAGCTGTCCATACTGTGCATGATCTGGTTATATGATGACATAAAGCTTAATGTGCAATTTCATCTGTGGTCAGTTTATCATCAGTTAGTTGCAGATGCAGAAAGAAGTCACACTTCTTTCTGCatctgttgttgctgctgccaCCAATGGTGGTGTTGTCAAAATGGAACCGGTCTGTTTGCTTACAAATGCCACTCACGCTGGTCTAAAAATCTAATTTGCCCCGCATGACTGTGACTCTGATTCTGTGGATGAAAACAAAGGACTCTGTATTTGGAATAAATCCCTCTTTAGTATTTAGGTGGAAAGTAGTGcttctttgtctttttgcttAGAACCACAACATTGTTCTGACTGTCACTTCAAATTTCCAAAAAGGTAGCGTAACGCCtactgtgtgtatttatagctCAGCCTCACAATCACTTCTCGTTCTATTTGCAGTTGTATTTACAAAAGAAGATTTGCAGTGCGCATGATCTATTCTTCTGTAGCTTTATCTGGCAACATATTTCTTGCCACAGTACTCACCACTCCTcgtcctcctttttttttttttttttttttagctacaaTTTCACACTCACTTAAACTCACACTTCCACCATTGGCAGCTTCCCTAGACTTGCTGTCTTTTTCTGACTGGCAGGGTCGCAATTTGAGGGCAGCAAACTTATGGAGATGAGCCAGTTTGTCTCGTTTTGAGGCCTCTCCTGCTTCGCGGTTGCTGGATAGTTTATAAAAGTAGCTTATAACAGTCTAATCTTTATCTTATCTGCCACTGCTTTTTAATGCacctctgtatatttttgtCTATAGAGCAGATACATACagtgtttatttgaaatgcATTGGAACAGAATTTAAAGTGCTCAGATAAGAACACATAGCGCTCAATGTAGTGCAAAAGCTGCATAAATCCAAGACTGCACCTTGTAACTTGTGTCAAAAGCGCAGGAGAATTGCCATTAATAAATCATGTGTTTTTCAAGTTCGTTGATAACATCTGACTGGCCACTGAATGACAGCGGAGGTCTGCTGCAGACGTCAGAGACGACCTTTGTGGCTGATTCTCTTATTGTAAAAAATGTGAAGAGCAGGAAGAGGAGGCGGAGGCCAGCTGAATAACTGAGATTTCAAGGCTGAAGAGCATCATGCCTGTTTTATGTCTGTGTGAGGCACAAaatgatcctttttttttaccttcagttCCTCCTCTACTAAGGCAAACAAAGGAGAGAGGAAGGAGAGTAAAGACTGCAAGGCCTATAACTGGATTAGGACTGCTGTAGCCTAGAAATTACTCATCTgcaccaacttgcaaaatattagagagaaattACATAAGGTCTGTGAACGGCCGTTTTTTGCACCCTGTAGTAATGAGCTGAAGCTTTGTGTATAGTACCTCTGTGTTATTACCTTCATCAGGCTTTGCAGGGATTTTCTGACCACTGGGAAATAACTTATTGCTACATTTGAttacacagaagaagaaaaaaaattaatcccATACCTGCAAAAGGCATGAAAACATTTAGTGATGGTTGGATCACCCCGTAGCAGTGCACAATTAAATGTTTAGAAAGGGACGTGTTTTCAGTTTAacacagctgcatgtgtgtaGAAAGCTCATACGGAGGTTTTTAGAAGTAACCTATTATGTTTCACTTCATTTTAATCTCTTGAGGAGCTTCTCAGCATATTAGTCTTACTGAAAGTAAAAGACAACTTTTTGCCAACCTCTTTTTAAATGGGATATaaaaagtgtgtatgtgtgtgtgtgtatatatgtgcaaAGTGGTAGAGCATACATACTATACTTTTGAGGAGTTATGTGTTTGTAAGCCGCAGGCGTGTCCACATTGTGCCACACGCACGCGGTCAGGTGGAGATGCGCAGCGGGTGGCTTAATGGAGAGAATCAGCTTTCTTCTTGGATCAGTCAGGATGGTGGGTTTGGGTTGGAGGGGTGGGGATGCATAGACAGTGGATGTTTGTAGGTGAATTTGCTCCCAGAAGTCCCCCATAGGCAGTCGGTGGCGCAGACTGGAGGAAGGCTGCACATAGTGTTCCTAATATCGATCTTTTTAAAGAGACGGCAGTGCTCTGGTATAGAATTTGAATTCACTGAGGTGCGCTTTGTTTTCTCCTGAGGAAAGATTTTTGTACGAGCCGATGAAAGCGTTCGTACGCCACTGATAATCCGCGTGAATGCTTCTCGCCGTGCGACTCGCATCCCCCCAGTTCAGTGTTGTGGACTGACAAttcttctctctccttctctgtcaTTTGTGTCGTGCGTGTAACTCTGTGTTCAGAAGCGGGAGGTAAAAAGTTGCGCAGCACTATCCAgaggagcacagagacaggCCTGGCGGTGGAGATGAGAAGCAGGATGACTCGGCAGGCCAGCAGGGAGTCCACAGACGGAAGCATGAACAGCTACAGCTCCGAGGGAAAGTAAGGAGACATGCACTCACGCTCTGCGGACGATCAAAAAGATAATTCAGCAGCTTTTATATACACGAAAAATTCAGAGTTTCATTTGATAACTTGTATCAGGTTCTAGTCTAACTATAAACacctggtgggtttttttttcaataatgtTTCAGTCTCATCTTCCCTGGTGTGAGGCTGTCCTCAGATGCCCAGTTCAGCGACTTCCTGGATGGTCTTGGCCCTGCTCAGCTGGTTGGGCGACAGACATTGGCTACTCCCCCTATGGGTGAGGACagttatccttttttttttcttttctttttttacagagaTTTGTAGCTTGACATGATGGAAGCTTCACTTCAGACAAGTTAAAATCTTCGGTTTTGTTGGTTGTTTAGGAGACATCCAGATTGGCATGGTGGAGAAGAAAGGTGCACTGGAGGTGGAGGTCATCAGAGCCCGTGGCCTTGTGGGAAAACCAGGTTCCAAGGCACTGCCAGGTAATCAAAGCTACTAAATGTGCTAGTCTATGTCAGGTATTCACAGAGTAAATAAAGGTAAGCATGACTTGGTTGCGGAAAGAGAAAAGGAAGCCTTTCAAAAGCTCATCTCTCCTTTACGCTTTCTTGATTTCCAGCGCCGTATGTAAAGGTCTACCTTTTGGAAAACGGAGTCTGCATAgccaaaaagaaaactaaagtagCAAGAAAAACTTTGGATCCTCTTTATCAGCAGCAACTGCCGTTTGAGGAGAGTCCAGGAGGGAAGGTTTTACAGGTAAGAATATTATTCCTTTAGACTGCAACAAAGTGTCACAATTAGCATTTCTCCTTGCAGTCTGCTGGCCTCAATTCCAGGACACACAGCTGATACTGTTCTGCACATCAGATTGGCTTTTTCATATAATGAGCTATATAAGCTGTATTGAGGTtgatctgattgttggggttttctctgtattattgtagggtctttaccttacaatataaagcaccttgaggcaattgttgttgtgatttggcactaaataaataaaactgaactgaattttgACTAAGACTGTTGACTTCATTTATCTTTCTAAACTTGTACCATCCTTTAATTAAAGTTTTTTTCGTTCTTCTTTGCAGGTCATCGTATGGGGTGACTATGGACGTATGGACCATAAATCATTCATGGGAGCAGTTCAGATACTGTTAGATGAGCTGGACCTGTCCAACATGGTGATTGGCTGGTACAAGctctttcctccttcctcactGGTGGACCCTACTCTGGCCCCACTGACAAGAAGAGCTTCCCAATCCTCACTGGACAGTTTCTCTCGATCATAGCAGCGTGTGGACTGATAGCGTTGTTGTAGCAGCCAGTGTTGCGATTACAGGTCACGCCCCCCCGGTTACACTGCATGCTTGATGTTGTGTCCTCTGAGCCTGTTTCTAGGGGTGCAAACGTGATCCTGTGTTTTGAGCAAAAACGTCACGCACACTGTGCACGTGGCGAAGCGTATCGCGAGCGCCTGGTAGCAGGGATTgccaggtgttgttgttgttgtttggaggaAGCCGGAATGAACTCCTTAGCACGAGGAATCCGTCAATTCCAGGTTTTCATCCAATTCGAAGCCATGGGGGTCAACACTGGGAACCTCTGAATGAGTTCTACAGAAGCCCTTTTCGAATGAAAAATCTGTGTgttgcttgattttttttcctgtttcattttcatttcttttatttacttttttctttaaatgtcgGTGTACTTGTATCTGAAGGGGGTGACAGTGTTTCTAACCAGATGCTTGGTCACGCCACGCCAACAGACCTAGCCGTGTAGATGGAGTTTTTGAGACCATCACTTTGGGTGAGGTGTGTCCCAGCTTGTAACCACACTCCCACAGaccccaaaaagaaaaaccctgCATACTCTACATATATCTACCCGATCAACCCATACTGGTAAAGCACCGTAAAAAGATTAATCAAAGGCCACTTTAAAGTGGCTGCCCTCAACACCCCCTTcccccaaaaaataaagaaatacagtAACAATCCAAACTCCATGAAAAGATGTACAATCTTACCATATTTCTTTCTCTGTTGATATATTGTATGAAAATTAAATGAGAttttccttttccctttttttagtttctttgcATGGACACAAATTTagctgaataaaaaaagaaagaagaaaattattttcttgaGGCTgtaacttgcaaaataaaagatgaaaaataaacagaatcaGCCATTTTCAacaatttatattatttttaaagaaaattttcaCTAGTGCATGGTTTTCAAGGGGAGTGAATGCAACAtcgtgactgaaaaaaaagacattgttTATCATTCTTTAGACCATTCATGAATCTGCATTTTGCAGACATGCAGAAAAGGGGAACTTAAGAATTATTTAACAGAAAATGTTTATGTGACAAAAAGtgataatgaaaataaatgtaaatgatcTATTTCATTGTAAAAGGCTAATGCCTTATAAAGATAAACATAATGTGCAAATTGTacatgtttctctttttcttcctttcccaGGGTACTTCTCATCGTACTATTCATTGCTACCATTGTTCAGTCCCCTGACTCGTCCAGATTTTAGGACTGTTGGTTACTTTACAGTACTGTATCGTTTCActatgtttgttttcttccttcttttggATTTGGATTTGTTTAACAAGCATGTTGAAAAGGGTCTTTTGCAACATGGCTTGGGCACACCTTACAGTAACTCAGCATGTTTTGATAAAGATGATATTTGGAATTTTTGCAATTTCTTGTACAGTGCATGTCAACTTCATTACTTTTCTCCCTCACCTTAAATTGAGCTCTATGGCAAATTAGTTCTTGGTCTTCCTGGGCCATTTATTGAAGTTTTAACAGAACATTCCACCCCACCCGAAAGTCACATTTTCTTTCAGgtttttgaggaaaaaaaagaagaaaaaaaatacgacaaggaaaatattttatatttaatggatGCTGGCGAAACAGTTGTGATTGcaagtgtattttatttcagtATTGTTGACGAACATGCAAAAATAATCTGTACTGGTACAGCAAAGAGGTCTATACTGAATCAAGAGATGGCAAACATGCACGACATGCGTGTTGCCATGGTTCAATTTTACATCACTGTTTGTGAAGATGAGCTAATCACAAGTTGAAATAATAAGGGATATTGccacagaatttttttttcttgttttaatgaaaatgaaattactTTACTAtatttttgttagttttatttaaaagccaagaccagtttattttttattttctatttttagtaATTAACAATACTTCTCGTGTCTGGGAAGTACATGAATCTTATAGTTGCAGTATGTCtgaatgaaactgaattgaGGCATTGTTCCTTTTCCACGTGAAGATAATGCATTTTAATGTCAGAGAAAAACCTTGTCGCTTTAACAAGCTACagtatatattttcattttcattgtaCATACCTTTAGATGTCAGAATTTGAGTAAACAAGCTACCACAAATAGACTGATAGATTCTTTTGGAAGAGGAAAAATGCCTCATGATGACAAAGACATGTTATTTATCCTTTTGAATGccttttcattttctctttttggtgCAATGTGTTAATGCCAAGGCTATGTCTTGGTTAAGTATGGTTGAGTACAGAGATTTATGtaagttatttttcaaattaaaaataaaaaaaaaatgatattacaCTGATGTCAAGAGTTGAGTGATGATCAAATtaacgcacactcacacacgcgcAAGTCAAATACTTTCTACATCATCTTTTACATCGATGTGAATAAATTGCTCGATCAGAAAAGTACCGGGTGCAGACACGGCCACGTTAGTCAGTCAGCACGAGCATACCCCTAACTCAATTATCTGGGGAAATCAgttataaacaataaaaaaactattatacatttaaagaaatttttaaaaatcattccAACCTGTCATtaagttgttttatttataactTAACCCTCTGTGGCAAACCAACTTTTTAGTGATTACGCTCTTCCTTTCAAATATTAACTTATTTTGTGACaaaacttttctgtgttcagtaAAATGATGAGCAGCAGACGGTTTGACCTTTGACTTGGGGGTGGAGCAATTCTTTCAGATGCCAAATATGCATGTGACAGAGTGCTAGCTACTGCTAAgactaaaatcatttttatgcatattttaattgaaataagcatatttaaaaaaatatgttcatGTACATCGGAATCACTTTTTTAGTTGTTTATAGGCAGAttctgatttcatttatttactaaaacagcattttttggTCCGTTGCCTCAGGACAACATTGTGCAGTTAGGTCACTTCTCTTCAGGCAATAATGGTAAAGGAGTGGTTCTAAATTTTGGTCCTTAGGATGGCTTGTTTTACGTTTTTAGGTGTCTCCCCATTCCAAAACACCTTATTCAAGAGCTTGGAGAAGACATGTAAGGTACAAGGATGTAATGGTACTCCAAATGTCAAATGACA is a window encoding:
- the rims2a gene encoding regulating synaptic membrane exocytosis protein 4 isoform X25, whose amino-acid sequence is MGRQGNDTSPPAPGMRIQCSQSKMSLSASFEALAVYFPCMNSFDEEDGEAGGKKLRSTIQRSTETGLAVEMRSRMTRQASRESTDGSMNSYSSEGNLIFPGVRLSSDAQFSDFLDGLGPAQLVGRQTLATPPMGDIQIGMVEKKGALEVEVIRARGLVGKPGSKALPAPYVKVYLLENGVCIAKKKTKVARKTLDPLYQQQLPFEESPGGKVLQVIVWGDYGRMDHKSFMGAVQILLDELDLSNMVIGWYKLFPPSSLVDPTLAPLTRRASQSSLDSFSRS